Proteins from a genomic interval of Gossypium hirsutum isolate 1008001.06 chromosome A09, Gossypium_hirsutum_v2.1, whole genome shotgun sequence:
- the LOC121205995 gene encoding protein Ycf2-like — protein MVERKNLYLTGLLPIPMNSIGPRNDTWEESFGSSNINRLIVLLLYLPKGKQISESCFLDPKESTWVLPITKKCIMPESNRGSRWWRNWIEKKRDSSCKISNETVAGIEISFKEKDIKYLDFLFVYYMDDSIRNDHDWELFDRLSPSKRRNIINLNSGQLFEILVKDWICYLMFAFREKIPIEVEGFFKQQGAGSTIQSNDIEHVSHLFSRGKWAISLQNCAQFHMWQFRQDLFVSWGKNPHELDFLRNISRENWIWLDNVWLVNRDRFFSKVRNVSSNIQYDSTRSSFVQVTDSRQLKGSSDQSRDRFDSISNEDSEYHTLINQREIQQLKERSILWDPSFLQTERTEIESDRF, from the coding sequence ATGGTCGAAAGAAAAAATCTCTATTTGACAGGGCTTCTTCCTATACCTATGAATTCCATTGGACCCAGAAATGATACATGGGAAGAATCTTTTGGGTCTTCCAATATCAATAGGTTGATTGTTTTGCTCCTGTATCTTCCAAAAGGAAAACAGATCTCTGAGAGCTGTTTCCTGGATCCGAAAGAGAGTACTTGGGTTCTCCCAATAACTAAAAAGTGTATCATGCCTGAATCTAACCGGGGTTCGCGGTGGTGGAGGAACTGGATCGAAAAAAAGAGGGATTCTAGTTGTAAGATATCTAATGAAACCGTCGCTGGAATTGAGATCTCATTCAAAGAGAAAGATATCAAATATCTGGACTTTCTTTTTGTATATTATATGGATGATTCGATCCGCAACGACCATGATTGGGAATTGTTTGATCGTCTTTCTCCGAGTAAGAGGCGAAACATAATCAACTTGAACTCGGGACAGCTATTCGAAATCTTAGTGAAAGACTGGATTTGTTATCTCATGTTTGCTTTTCGTGAAAAAATACCAATTGAAGTGGAGGGTTTCTTCAAACAACAAGGAGCTGGGTCAACTATTCAATCAAATGATATTGAGCATGTTTCCCATCTCTTCTCGAGAGGCAAGTGGGCTATTTCTTTGCAAAATTGTGCTCAATTTCATATGTGGCAATTCCGCCAAGATCTCTTCGTTAGTTGGGGGAAGAATCCACACGAATTAGATTTTTTGAGGAACATATCGAGAGAGAATTGGATTTGGTTAGACAATGTATGGTTGGTAAACAGGGATCGATTTTTTAGCAAGGTACGGAATGTATCGTCAAATATTCAATATGATTCCACAAGATCTAGTTTCGTTCAAGTAACGGATTCTCGCCAATTGAAAGGATCTTCTGATCAATCCAGAGATCGTTTCGATTCCATTAGTAATGAGGATTCGGAATATCACACATTGATCAATCAAAGAGAGATTCAACAACTAAAAGAAAGATCGATTCTTTGGGATCCTTCCTTTCTTCAAACGGAACGAACGGAGATAGAATCAGACCGATTCTGA